One Novipirellula galeiformis genomic window, GATTGTTTCGCTCGGAGGCGTTCCCGTTGCCCAACGCAATGAGATCAAGCAAACACGCGATCTAAGAGAGATGCTCGAAAACGCACTTGCGTTTGAGTCCAAGGCGGTCGAGATGTACGAAAAGGCCCTCGAATTGGCCGAAGGCACCCGCTCGCTGGTCGTCTTCCTCGAAGACATCCTCGTGCAAGAACAAGAAGGCGTGGACGAGTACTCCAAACTCCTTCGCGAAAGCTCAACCGCGCAAGCCGAATTGTCGGCTCGCAAATCAGGTTGATCTCTAAGCCCTCTTCGTCGCTGAGGCAAAGGAGAGGATCGATTGACCGCTCGCTTCGGAGTCGGTGGGGTGGATGTCGTGCAGCGTTTGGCTGCACCCCCGAGCCAGCGGTAGCCCTAAAACGTTCTTCAGCCCGCTAAACTCCGCGCGTGTTAATTCGAGCGATTGCTGAGTAAACCAACCGACATTAGACGAAAACGTTTCCGTTCTCAGCTCAAACGGCTTGGCATGTCGCTCGCGAAGCACCAGCAGCACACGATGTCCATCGGACGAATCGACGACGCCGAGAATCTGTTCAGTGAAGGGCATTGGGCTCTCAAGTGATGGAACTTCCGGGCTTCACTCCTGTGCCCAGTGCCCTCCTATTCTGCACTGAATTGTAGTCGCGTCAATCCGTTATTGAGAACCGCTTGCAATAACGAGTCGACACAGGCCCAACCCTCACCCATTCAATGGGCCAACCCAATAAGCAAACGAGCTATCCCCCCACCCCAAAACACTGGCATTGCGTACAGTACCCATGTCGTAATAAGGAGCCCGCTTCACTCAATGCGCCCAATGCTCAGTTAGAGCAATGCTCAGTTAGAGCGATGCTCAGTTCGAGCGTCGTGTCGTGTCCAGCGGGATGGCCACCTGGGCGGGATCATCCTGGTCGAAGGCAAGCACCGCCGTATCACCGAAAGCGTCGTATCACCAAAAGAGTCGTTATCGCGAACGATAAGCTTGCTCTGAAAGATTGTTTGCCCCGAAAGACTCGGGGCCAGATGTTCAACGCCCAGGTCGCTTTAACGCGGTTGATTAATCTTTGCTCGCCGGATTGGCGGCATCATCAGCGACTTCCGCGGGCGTGGGTACCACTTCGACATCGGAATCAAGCTCTTTTGCTGGAGTCGGTTCCAACTTCGGGGCAGCCTTGGTCTGCGTCTCCGCATCGGGCTGCGAGTCCGCTTTAGGGGCCACGCTCGGCTCGTCCGACTCCGTAACCGTAGCGGGTTCACCGCTGACCACTCCCGGCGGTGCAACCGAGATCACCGTTGATCCGTCCTCCAGAACCATGCCTGGGCGAAGATCAGCGGAGGAGGGATCGACACGTCCCGCCGCGTAAGGCGAAACGGCACGAGGTTGATGTTGAAACTCACTGCTATAGCCTGGAACGCCATAGGGCGACTCAATCGCCCCGTCGTACCGGTAGGAAGTTCCGTATGAATCAACCGGAACCTCGCCATAAACCGGATCCGGTGTGTAGCTCAAGCTAGGTTGAGTGAAATAGTCGGGAGCGAAACCACGATACGTCGTAGAGTAGCTCGAGGAGGGATAACGATAGGTATCGATCCCATAATCGATGCCACCGTAACCGAGACTGCCGTACCCGAAGCCACCGTAACCGTAGGGATAACCGCCCCCGATGGAGAGACTAAAGCCGCGGCCGGAATAGACATTGCTGCCATAGAATCCCCCGCCGTAATGGCCTCCGCCGTGATACACGTGCCCCGAGTGCCCATGACCCGAGTGCCCATGACCCGAGTGCCCGTGCCCCGAATGCCCGTGCCCCGAATGCCCATGACCCGAATGCCCGTGCCCCGAGTGCCCGTGACCCGAGTGCCCGTGACCTGAATGCCCGCCGCCATGACGTTGAGCCCACAGCGGCGCTGCAGCTAGCACCCCTACGGCAACGGTCGTGGCAAGAACAATGCGACGAAAATGAAACAGCAACATGGACCCCAACTCCTTCGCGAATAACGCGGTACAACATCAGGCGTGCCGACGGCGTTATCGTTTCGCCTCGGTGCATCATCTCGCGCACCAACCGAATCGCCGTCAATCATGCACAGCCTACCTTCTCTATCCTAGATCCCTGGTAGGGTTTGGCAAATGATTTAGCCCGCAAACGTCGAACAAGCCGCTCAAACGCTCAAACGGAGGGGCATATTGATTGCACACCACCCCATGGCTAGCCGCCGCGGATCACGCTTCCGTCTTTGCAGCCTTGTAGACGGCTGCGGAATCGACGTAGTGCTGCGCCGTTTCGATCAATCGCTGACGTTGTTCGGGCGTCACATCGGCGATGACCTTCGCAGGCACCCCCACGGCCAATTTACCTGGTGGAATGACCGCTCCTTCGGTGACAACCGCCCCGGCAGCGACGATCGCACCGGCCCCGATCTTCGCTCGGCTGAGCACGACCGCGCGAATCCCGATCAACGCGCCGTCTTCGACCGTAGCACCATGCACGACCGCGGAATGCCCCACCGTCACGTCATCGCCAATTTGGCAGGGCGCATCGTGATCGGTGTGCAACAGCGACAAATCTTGAATGTTGGTTCGCTTGCCGATACGCACGAACTCGGTATCCCCTCGCACGACCGATCCGAACCACACACTTGAGGATTCGCCGATCGTAACATCCCCACAAATGGTGACGTTGTCCGCGACAAACGCAGAGGGATCAATTTTTTCAGGACGAAAAACAGGATCGATTTGACGTTCCGACATAACCTCGCTGCATCCTTAATGAATTCCGCATCCTGGAATGCGGCGTCGAAAACTTGCCAGGCGTTTCGTGGCGACCCGACTTAGCTCAAAAATTCGCGTTCGACGAACTTCGTGTCGTGGCGACCTTCGAGAAACTCAGGGTGCTGCAGCACTTTGTCGTGGAACGAAGTGGTCGTGCAGATCCCTTCGACCTGCATTTCTCGCAGCGCCCGCCGCATCGTCGCGATCGCTTCGGCACGGGTCGGTCGATGAATGATCAATTTGCCAATCATCGAATCGTAATGCGGTGGCACGGTGTAACCGGCGTAGACATGGGAATCGAACCGCACTCCCATCCCCCCTGGGACAAACATCTTCTCTATCCGTCCCGGATTGGGCTGGAAGTTCTTGTCGGGATCTTCGGCGTTGATCCGACATTCAATCGCAGCACCTTGGCACTTCACGTCCTCTTGTCGGAACGAAAGCTTTTCGCCAGCGGCAACACGAATTTGTTCCTTGATCAAATCGATCCCAGTGATCATCTCGGTCACAGGATGCTCGACTTGAATCCGTGCATTGACTTCGATGAAGTAGAAATTGTTATCGGTGTCAACGATAAACTCGACTGTTGCGGCATTGGTGTATTCCGCACCACGAATCATCCGCACCGCCGCTTCACAGATTTCGATTCGTCGATCTTCGGGAAGACTTGGACTCGGTGCTTCTTCGATCAACTTTTGGTGACGTCGTTGCACGCTGCAATCACGCTCGAACAAATGGCAAACATTGCCATGCGAGTCGGCAATCACTTGAACTTCGACGTGACGTGGCGAACCGACATACCGTTCAAGGTAAACGCCGCCATTCCCGAATGCCGCTTCGGCTTCGGTACGTGCTTGCGACAATGCCGTCGACAACGATTGCTCGTCCACGGCGACTCGCATCCCTTTGCCACCACCACCGGCGGTCGCTTTGATCAAAACAGGGAAGCCGATTTTTTTGGCGATCTCGACCGCATCCGCGTCATTGTCGATCAAGCCATCACTGCCTGGAACGACCGGAACCTTGTTCGCGATCGCCATCGAGCGAGCGGTGTTCTTGTCGCCAAGCTTTTCCATCGCTTGAGGGCTTGGCCCGATGAACTCAAATCCGCTGGAGCGACAGACTTCGTTAAAGTGGGCATTCTCGGCAAGGAAGCCATAGCCGGGATGAATCGCATCCACGCCAGCCACTTCCGCCGCAGCGATGATTTGATCGATTTTCAAATAGCTATCGCTGCTGCGTGGTTTGCCCACACAATAAGCTTCATCGGCCAATTTGACGTGCATGGAGTCAACGTCGGCTTGGCTGTACACCGCCACCGAACCAATACCCATTTCACGGCAAGCACGAATCACGCGCAACGCGATCTCGCCACGATTGGCAATCAGGATTTTTTTAATCACAGAGTGTGTCTACGTTGGATGTTAAGCGCTGGGATCGATACGAAACATGGGCTTACCGAAGTCAACCGGTTGTTGATCGTTGGCAAGAATCTCGACAACCGTTCCACTGCATTCTGCCGGAATTTCGTTGAAGACCTTCATGGCTTCGACGATACAGACGATGGTGTCTTCGGTGACCCGTTGCCCGACTTTGACGAACGGCTCCGATTCAGGATTCGCACGTGAATAAAACGTGCCGATCATGGGCGCATCGATCGTAATCGTGTTCGCATGGGGATCCGCCGCTGCCGGAGCCGGAGCGGATGCAGAGCCAGCCGCCACGGGGGCTGGCGCCGCTGTGGGCACGTAGACTGGTGCTGCAGAGCCACGGTTAAGCTTGATTTTCTCATCGCCTTGCTGGAGATCAACCTCCGACAATTCGTGCTCTTCCATCAACGCTACGATCATGCGAAGTCGCTCGATATCGAAAATATCGGGCCCTGGCTTTCCGCCTTTACTCATACTGGACTCACCGTCAGAAAGATTGACGTTCATGTAAATTTTAGGAAGCGGAAGTTTTACAGCACCAAGCGACAATCATCGAGTCCCTTTGCTAGGGTAGTGAGCACTTCGCAACCAGAATTAGTCACAAGCACATCATCTTCGATGCGAATGCCAAACTCGTTACCGATATACACCCCGGGTTCGACGGTCACTATCATACCCGCAGCAAGCACATCTTCACAATTCGACGACATTCGTGGCGATTCATGGATTTGCAGCCCGATTCCGTGGCCGAGACTGTGATTGAACTTTGCGCCGAGCCCCGCCTTTTGGATCACATCACGGGCGACCAGATCCACCTTGTTGGCCTGCACGCCAGGCCGAATTGCGGCAATCGCGGCTAATTGAGCCGCTAAAACGGTTTCATAAGCTCGCTCAAACTCGCTAGAAATTTTTCCGCTCCAGAGGGTGCGGGTGATATCACTTGCGTAACCGCGATAGTTTGCCCCCCAATCGATCAAAATCGTTCCCGACTTCGGCAGAAAAATTTCCGCAGGCTGATAATGCGGCAGAGCGCCGGCGGCATCAAACGCAACAATCGGTTTGAAACTCGCCGAGTCGGCGCCCAAGAAACGCATTTTGGCTTCTAATTCATGAGCGATCGCGCGCTCGGTCCACTTCGGCGATAACATCGGCAATATCGCTTGGAAACTGCGTTGGGCAATCGAAACCGCTTCACGGGTCGTCTGAATTTCACTCTCGTCCTTGATCATTCGCTGTTTCTCAACCACTCCCGCAGTTTCAACCCAGGTGATCTCGGGACACTTCGCGGCCAACGCTCGGTATTGAGCCAGCGAAACAACGGACGATTCAATCCCAATGCGTCGATATTGCGAATCGGACAGCACTTGTTGCAGCAAATCCAACATCAATTGGCTCGGCGGGCGAATCACCGGCGACAACGAAGGGCACTCGCTGGCAATTTGAATTTCATAGCGACCATCGCTCAGAATCGTCGTTTCGCTCGGGGCGACCAGCAAATAACTGCTGTCGCCGGTAAATCCCGAAAGGTAGCGAACATTGATTTCATCGATCACCAACATCGCATCGATCTCGAGCGACGAAAGTGATTGCTGTAGCGTGTCGAGTCGTTGAGCCATGATTTAATCGTGATGCGGGTGTGCTTTGGGGTCGTAATCTTGGTGCGATTGATTCACGTGCACATGAATCTGGGGGTAGTTTGCGTAGAGCCAACGCCACCCCGATGCGGTCACCGCAGAATTATCTAAATACAGCGATTCAAGATAGGGCAACGAGGCCAACGACTTCAGCCCCTCGTTGGTCACGGCGATATCGATCAAATGAATCCCGCGCAGCGATTGGATCTTGGCGATTTCTCGACAAACTTCGTTACCTAGCTTGGGTGAGGCGATTCTCAGTTGTCGCAATTCGGGAATCGCCCTGAGCATCCCCACGCCCTTGGACGTGCATGCGGCATGGGGCAAATTGACGTACCACAGCGATTTGCACTCCGCCAACGTTGCCATCCCTTGGTCCGTAATCGGCGAATGACGCAATCGCACAAGCTGTAGCTTAGGAAACGTCGTGAATTTAACGATGCCCGCGTCACTGATTTTTCCTTGATCGACAATCACCGTCTCAAGTTCAGCCAACCCTTCGAGTTGAACGAGCATGTCGTCGTCGATTTCAAACGAGTCGATATGCAATGCGGTTTGCGTGCCATTTTCAAGCCCAGCCTTCAGCAGGCTAAAACGCGCTTGGTTCGACAGCGGAGCGGGTTGAACCGAAACCGGAGCTTGCCCCGAATTGGTGAACGCAAAACCCCCGTAGGCTGCCGCCACGGCGACAAGAAGCAGCGTGCTCGCCAACCCGATGCGGCGCCGATTCCACGACTTTTTCGTGACCGCAGCCACTTCGGAAACGCCCGCATCGTCGCTCACCTCAGCGGCGGTAGCGGAGTCGCCCAGCAATTCTTGTTTTGCGTCTTTTTCCATCACCACGTTCTTCATGAGGCCCCCTCTTTTCGAATGGGCCCTTTCGAGGAGGGCCTTTTGAGCAAGGCCCTTGGGGACGGAAAGCTCGCGTCCCGCGATTTTCGCGAGGCGAACTGCGTCCGGTTAGATCCTGGCATCGGGGTGTTACCGAAGTAAAACCCCGATGCACAGAGAAATTTCATCGCCGAGCGACTCAGTGAGACGATTGACCCAGTAACCGTCGCACTCAGACATGGATGCTCCAGCCATCACTTGATGACCTGTGAACGATTCCCGCAAAACGTTCACTTGCGATGAAATTCCTTGTTGTTTGTTTGGTGTTACGACCGCTTTGCGACCGTGGGTGTGGGATTAACACCTAAGGGAGAGGCCTGTCAACGCCGATTCCAAAAACAAACCATTTCGATCCGTTTCACCCCCAAATCGGCCCGCGTCTTCGCTGACGCGACGCAGGCCGAATGATTCCACCCCATCTTCAGCCCCATCGGGCGGGCGAAAGCTCCCGAACTTTCGCCTCGCCTAAAACATTCCCGAGGATGCGATTAGCGGATATCCGTTGCATTCTCGGAAACCGCTTCGCCCACCACTTCGGCAACTTGCTCGGCCGCCTCGGACGCTGCGACCGCTTCGGCACGAACCAACAAGGCTTGGCCAACCGATTCGGCTACGGGTTGCAGCGGGGTTACAGGCCAAATACCCGCGAGCAACTCAACCGCCTGGTCAGTGACTTGATTGCCCGAGGCCACCACCGAACGGAACCGAGAGCCAAGTTGATAACCGAGTTGGTGAGTCGAATCCTGACGGATAACCCGCGACACTTCGAGGGTCAACGTATCCATCTTCCAAACCAACTCGTCCAGCAAACAATCGGCTGAACATTCAATCACCACCTGGCTCGCCTCCGCTTCGTCTAACGCCACGGCGTCGGATGCCGGTTCGGCCGCCACGACGACATCCACGGACTCATCGCCCATCGACCAATCGTCCAGCATCTCATACTCCATCGCCACCGCATCGTAGGGCATGTCGTCCGCTCCCCCATCCTCCGACGCGATCGCTTCGGTCGCGACCTCGGACATCACCTCTTCGCGGGTGGCCGGCTCATCAATCGCCAACGCTTCGGCAATCGCTTCCTCCGCGGAAGCTTCATTCACGACGACTGCTGCGGCAGGCGTTTCATCCGCAACCGCGTCGTCCCCTTCCCGATCGTCCTCCATCGCCACGGCGTGGGAGGGCATTTTATCGGCTGCTTCCTCCTCCAACGCAACGGGTTCCGTCGAGACCTCGAGCATGACCACTTCGTTAGTGGCCGCCTCAGCAAACGCCAACGCCTCATCAAACGCCAACGCTTCGGCAATCGCGTCCTCCGCGGAAGCTTCATTCACGACGACTGCTGCGGCGGGCCCTTCCACGACAACCGCGTCATCCAACGCACTATCATCCTGCATCGCCAAGGCGTGGGAGGGCATTTCATCGGCTGCTTCCTCCTCCAACGCGACGGGTTCCGTCGAGACCTCGAGCATGACCACTTCGTTGGTGGCCGCCTCAGCAAACGCCAACGCCTCGCCAATCGCCTCCTCGCTGGAAGCTTCCTTCACGACGACCGCTTCCGCATGCACTTCCTCCGACGCCACTTCCTCCGTCGCCACTTCCTTCACCGCTACTGCTTCGCCTTCCGCCTCAACTTCGCCTTCCGCCCCAGCTTCGCTTTGCATCTCGACCTCGGACCACATATCGAACTTTTCGACATGGTTGTTGCGTTGGAGAATGCAATAGGGTTTGTAAACCAGCGGAGCGAAGTTCCAAACCGGAATATCGCGTGCTGCCAGATCATACGGCAGATACTCTTCGCTGATCGTCGCGATAATCGCCCCCGATCCGACCACGGGTGACGCGACCGCAAGTTCCTCGACCGCGGCTTCGCTTTCTTCGAAACCGGCTTCTTCGAGCACGAGCTCATTCAGCGAAGAACCGACCGATGAATCGCTCTTGGGAGGGTTGGTCGCCATGGCATTGCTGGTGTCGAGCAAGCCTTCGGCTTCGTGACCGGGAGCGTCCCCATCGATCGGTTCTTCGGTAGCGAGAAAATACATATCGCTACCCATCTCATCGGTTGTCGCGGAATCGGCGAAACAATGATTGTCTGTGGTGTCTACAATCGGTGCTGGCAAAATGCCCTCGTAATGAGTGGCCGTTTCCGCTTCAACTTCGTTACCGCTAGACGCGACTGCGTCATGCGTGCTGCTCTCCTCTGCCCTTAGCTGGAGTCGCGAGATTTCCTCGAGCGAGCTCTGAGCATACGGGGTTACCATTGCGAACGGTTCGATCAATTGTTGGATCGAAATTCCCGCTCGGCGACTGACGCTTTCCGCTACGGCAAACAACGCTGGCATCATCGCACTCTGCTCAGGTGCGTTAGGATGCTTCTCTTCAATCCCGTCTTGCGAAGTAGCGGAAAGCGTCGACGTTCCGACAGGACTCGAATCGTGAGTCCCCCATTCGCACCAGGCTTCGTATTCATCAATGGTCGAGCTCAGCGGCGCGACTTCCTGGGTGGTATCAAGGTCAACGTCCACTGCGTCACTCGCATAGGAGCCTGTGACGGTGATACCGGCAATCAAACATGACAATAGGAAGCGGCGAACACGCTGCGTCAAACAAACTTTCATCGATAAATCCTCATGATAAAATTCTATGAAACCTCGGTGAGCTGCCGACGTCGGAGGTGGTCGGAGACTCTAGATGGGGTCCAGCGAGGTACACAGAAGACGTCGCTAGCGAGGGCGACTCTGTGCGGATGGGGCTGGCGGGAATTCCGAAGATCCAATCGCTCTTCATGAGCTGATGGGATTCACACCCGTCGTTAGCAATCTTGCGGAACACTAAGCATATCGGCGACTTTCCGGACTACGGTCACCCTAGCGTCCACGAAAACCCTAACGATCCCCTGTGACTGTTCCGGTCGTAGCGACTAGGAAGAGCCAGGACCATGACGCACAATTCCGCACAAGTATGGCCGCCCGTCTGCTCCCGAGTGAGCGTGCCGGTTGCTCCCGAGTGGTCGGTCATTTCGACGGACGCAATCGCCAATCCGCATTCCCTTTGTCCTGGGCATACGCTTTGCGAAAAACATCAAAGTCCGTATTGTGAAGCACCGCATCGGTGGCGTTGCGAACATCGACGAGCCGGTCGTGCAGCGGGCAAAGATCACCAGCCCCACAGATGCCACCTCCAAACGGACAATGCGATGCGTCCCCCGCACGCTCGAACAAGCGATAGACGTCGTAAAGCTTGACGTCGCGAGGAGGCACGGCAAAGGTAAACCCGCCGCCGGGCCCACGCGCCCCCTCAATCAACCCGGCCTGAGCCAGTATCGAGAGCACTTTGCCAAGAAAAGGTCGCTGCAAACCTCGATCCGCAGCGATCTCCGTTGCCGACAAACGGGTCTTCCCACCATCATAGACTTCGGCAAGTCGGCTGAGCGCGGCGAGAGCCGTTTCAGTCGTTTTCTTGTACATGCGGTGTCTTCACTTGAATAAGGGCAACAACAACACAGCGGGACTGCATCGAAACGAATTGCCGCTCCACGTTGAATTCAACCGCACACCCCACAAGCAACTCGTAACGAGCAATGACCTTAGCGTGAAGCCGATTCCGATCCGGGCAGATTCAATTGGCCTGTAAACACATTTGCAATCAATTTTAACATCACCGTTAAAATCAACAATCCGAACGCCCAAATCCCCGCTGTCACCTTCCATTCCACCAAACTCGGTGCGTATTCGACAATCTCGTGCAACGTCGAGGGAATGAAACCGGGGATAATGAGGCCCATCCCCTTTTCGATCCATATCCCCACAATCACCAGCAAACAAGCCAAAATTCGCGTCCAACCTCGCTGCAGTGCTGCAGGGGTAAAGAACAACACCGTGCCGAGCAAATTCATTGCAATCGCAGTCCAAATCCAAGCGACCAAACCGTGATGACCATGCAATCCAAAGAACAAATATTCGGCGGACACCCCATGCGCCCCGCCGGTGTAAAAGAGCGTAAAGATCTCACTCGCCAACATCACTAAGTTGATCACCATGGCAACGCGAATGATTTGAATCAGCGTCCTTGCCGGACCGGGCGGTGCCGAATAGCCACTGGTGATCCGTAGCACTCGCATCACCAAAATAATGAACGCAGGCCCACTGACAAATGCCGAAGCCAAAAATCGTGGCGCAAGCAGAGCCGTGTTCCAGAACGGACGTCCACCCAAACCACAATACAGAAACGCGGTCACCGTATGGATGCTGATCGCCCACGCAATCGACAAGAAAACAAACGGGAAGTACCACACCGGATTCGGCTTGCGGCCCAAATACCGCATGTATAGCAAGTAGCCGACGATGTGCAGATTGATCACCAAGTAACCGTTGAGCACGATGATATCCCAGGTCAACATCGACATCGGCCAATTGAACCGGCCAATGCCTGGGATCAAATGCCAAAACCGATCGGGACGCCCAAGGTCCACCAACACACTGAGCGTACACATTACGATCGCCGCGATCGCCACGGCTTCGCCAATGATCACGACCTTGTGCATCTCTTCGTCGTCATACAAATAGGCGGGAATCACCATCATCACGCCGCCCGCCGCCAACCCCACGCAAAAGGTAAAGTTAGCGATGTACAATCCCCAACTGACATGGTCGGTCATGTTGGTCGTGATCATCCCCGTCGCGACTTGATTCGCCCACGCATTGGCGCCGACCAAGGCCACGGCGGTTAACGCCGTCATCCATGCATAGAACCTAAGTGAGCCATCGGTCGCGAGAGAGAGCGAGCGACGCAAAAATGCGGGATAGCTTAAGATCGCCGAAGGTTGATTGGTGGTGCTCATAAGACATTCGTCAGTCGCGGCGGGCCGGATCGTTCTCGCGCTTCCATTCGCTATCGCTACTTGGCTGTAGAAAATTTACTTATCGAAAAAGTAGAAGAACGCGGGCTTCGTCCCTAATTCTTCTTTCAATACATACACACGCTTGTTCTCGAGCAGCCAGCGAATGTTGGAATCAGGATCCAAGATATTGCCGAACACCCTCGCCCCGGTGGGGCAAGCCTCTAAGCACGCGGGCAAGCGCCCCCGCCGAGTCCGGTGCAAACAATAGGTGCATTTCTCCACGACCCCTTGAGGCCGAATGCGATTGCTGAGGTAACTTTGATCGGGGTTCACCTCCGCCGCCGGCACCTCTGGCTTCTTCCAATTGAAACGCCGCGCGTGGTACGGGCATGCTGCTTCGCAGTAGCGACAACCGATGCACCAGTTGTAGTCAACCACGACGATGCCATCCTCTTCCTTCCACGTCGCTTGGACGGGGCATACGTCGACGCACGGCGGCTCGTCGCATTGCTGGCATTGCACCGGCAAATAAAACTTGCCGTCGTCGGGAACGGTATGCGTGTACGTCGTATTCCCCTGTTCCATATCCATCGTGCCCTTGGGCATCTCCAGCACACGGATATAAGACTGGTTTGTGGCGCGGTCGTGATTGTTTTCTTTGTGGCACGCTTCGACGCACTTACCATTGCCGTTACATACACTCAAATTGATTGCATAGACGAACTTCGTGCCGGGCAGGGGGCGATCATCACCGATCGTCACGTCCGCACCATATTCCTCTTTGGTCTCATCTTCGAGACGCGCAATCACCTTGCGTTTGTCTTCATCGCTCAACTCTTGGTAGTGCTGCTGCATGAACTCCGCAGCCGTTGTCTCCTTGGCCGCATGACGCAGCGGCGAGATTGCCCCAACAAACGCAGCCGCCCCAAGCGTGGCAAAACCGCCTTTGACCGCCGTTCGACGAGTCACGATCGGCAACGATTTTTTCAATTGCGAATCACTCATACCGCCCACCTCAAGTTCAAAAGTCGAATTGGATCATCGCAATTTTCAGTGAGCCGTGATGCGTAAGCGGCCGGGTCTCGCACGCACTCTGGCTCTAGCCGCCGCACCTCTCGAGAGAGCGCGGAGTTCAGAAAGACCTCGTCATTTAGGAGCCCGCAGAGCCATCGCGATCCTAAACCGACGCGTAAGTGAGGGACCACCGTAAACGTGATGCGATCCACATCG contains:
- a CDS encoding gamma carbonic anhydrase family protein, producing the protein MSERQIDPVFRPEKIDPSAFVADNVTICGDVTIGESSSVWFGSVVRGDTEFVRIGKRTNIQDLSLLHTDHDAPCQIGDDVTVGHSAVVHGATVEDGALIGIRAVVLSRAKIGAGAIVAAGAVVTEGAVIPPGKLAVGVPAKVIADVTPEQRQRLIETAQHYVDSAAVYKAAKTEA
- a CDS encoding ferritin-like domain-containing protein is translated as MNSDAVITQLNEILKHEWTGVAQYSQASFIIEGPWREVYSAKFEEDAEESFNHAKLIGNKIVSLGGVPVAQRNEIKQTRDLREMLENALAFESKAVEMYEKALELAEGTRSLVVFLEDILVQEQEGVDEYSKLLRESSTAQAELSARKSG
- the dsrP gene encoding sulfate reduction electron transfer complex DsrMKJOP subunit DsrP, with product MSTTNQPSAILSYPAFLRRSLSLATDGSLRFYAWMTALTAVALVGANAWANQVATGMITTNMTDHVSWGLYIANFTFCVGLAAGGVMMVIPAYLYDDEEMHKVVIIGEAVAIAAIVMCTLSVLVDLGRPDRFWHLIPGIGRFNWPMSMLTWDIIVLNGYLVINLHIVGYLLYMRYLGRKPNPVWYFPFVFLSIAWAISIHTVTAFLYCGLGGRPFWNTALLAPRFLASAFVSGPAFIILVMRVLRITSGYSAPPGPARTLIQIIRVAMVINLVMLASEIFTLFYTGGAHGVSAEYLFFGLHGHHGLVAWIWTAIAMNLLGTVLFFTPAALQRGWTRILACLLVIVGIWIEKGMGLIIPGFIPSTLHEIVEYAPSLVEWKVTAGIWAFGLLILTVMLKLIANVFTGQLNLPGSESASR
- a CDS encoding RrF2 family transcriptional regulator, yielding MYKKTTETALAALSRLAEVYDGGKTRLSATEIAADRGLQRPFLGKVLSILAQAGLIEGARGPGGGFTFAVPPRDVKLYDVYRLFERAGDASHCPFGGGICGAGDLCPLHDRLVDVRNATDAVLHNTDFDVFRKAYAQDKGNADWRLRPSK
- the accC gene encoding acetyl-CoA carboxylase biotin carboxylase subunit — encoded protein: MIKKILIANRGEIALRVIRACREMGIGSVAVYSQADVDSMHVKLADEAYCVGKPRSSDSYLKIDQIIAAAEVAGVDAIHPGYGFLAENAHFNEVCRSSGFEFIGPSPQAMEKLGDKNTARSMAIANKVPVVPGSDGLIDNDADAVEIAKKIGFPVLIKATAGGGGKGMRVAVDEQSLSTALSQARTEAEAAFGNGGVYLERYVGSPRHVEVQVIADSHGNVCHLFERDCSVQRRHQKLIEEAPSPSLPEDRRIEICEAAVRMIRGAEYTNAATVEFIVDTDNNFYFIEVNARIQVEHPVTEMITGIDLIKEQIRVAAGEKLSFRQEDVKCQGAAIECRINAEDPDKNFQPNPGRIEKMFVPGGMGVRFDSHVYAGYTVPPHYDSMIGKLIIHRPTRAEAIATMRRALREMQVEGICTTTSFHDKVLQHPEFLEGRHDTKFVEREFLS
- the accB gene encoding acetyl-CoA carboxylase biotin carboxyl carrier protein produces the protein MSKGGKPGPDIFDIERLRMIVALMEEHELSEVDLQQGDEKIKLNRGSAAPVYVPTAAPAPVAAGSASAPAPAAADPHANTITIDAPMIGTFYSRANPESEPFVKVGQRVTEDTIVCIVEAMKVFNEIPAECSGTVVEILANDQQPVDFGKPMFRIDPSA
- a CDS encoding 4Fe-4S dicluster domain-containing protein, with the protein product MSDSQLKKSLPIVTRRTAVKGGFATLGAAAFVGAISPLRHAAKETTAAEFMQQHYQELSDEDKRKVIARLEDETKEEYGADVTIGDDRPLPGTKFVYAINLSVCNGNGKCVEACHKENNHDRATNQSYIRVLEMPKGTMDMEQGNTTYTHTVPDDGKFYLPVQCQQCDEPPCVDVCPVQATWKEEDGIVVVDYNWCIGCRYCEAACPYHARRFNWKKPEVPAAEVNPDQSYLSNRIRPQGVVEKCTYCLHRTRRGRLPACLEACPTGARVFGNILDPDSNIRWLLENKRVYVLKEELGTKPAFFYFFDK
- a CDS encoding M24 family metallopeptidase — its product is MAQRLDTLQQSLSSLEIDAMLVIDEINVRYLSGFTGDSSYLLVAPSETTILSDGRYEIQIASECPSLSPVIRPPSQLMLDLLQQVLSDSQYRRIGIESSVVSLAQYRALAAKCPEITWVETAGVVEKQRMIKDESEIQTTREAVSIAQRSFQAILPMLSPKWTERAIAHELEAKMRFLGADSASFKPIVAFDAAGALPHYQPAEIFLPKSGTILIDWGANYRGYASDITRTLWSGKISSEFERAYETVLAAQLAAIAAIRPGVQANKVDLVARDVIQKAGLGAKFNHSLGHGIGLQIHESPRMSSNCEDVLAAGMIVTVEPGVYIGNEFGIRIEDDVLVTNSGCEVLTTLAKGLDDCRLVL